A genome region from Paludisphaera rhizosphaerae includes the following:
- a CDS encoding sigma-70 family RNA polymerase sigma factor, whose translation MGKGRDGGLSHVRVLFNEGAVAGLTDAQLLERFTTREGESAQAAFATIVDRHGPMVLRVCGSVLRDRHEAEDAFQATFLVLARRAGSLWVRGSLGPWLHQTAYRASLNARAAAARRRRHEQRAAELAPSAVHEDERDDQGEVIHEEVDRLPEGCRSAVVLCYFEGLSPEQAARVLECPVGTVQSRLARGRERLRSRLSRRGLGEAVGALMGASPLPAPSALLADATVKAASSLSGAAASAVAVRIAEGVLRTMFLTKIRTAALALVATAALAVAGAQTLRQGAAAPAPPVDLNAVRAALGATPDALNAAAESSSPPVDLVWKDLPPAEALGVIESLSALTRANYEKIKTWKGSYSSVVRQYLSVGFVTDAAGSNGPFNQQFDSVLKFAVDVNRDALYRDVETSRMRFLKIGSNEEVKVPNVAADDHRSVTTPESYLVFSPKTRATWGVMQNVPEAKNARKVDRFPTNATESRHDGPGTDPREFFKTDPMNWFWSGLDRYARAMKGESGARAKKVVEEQLKVSKADGPGGVWYQERMWYDDGRGGPRLKATTIWSPQAGYNPVARIMAFDAPDGKEQGRKEWRWRSIDGVLIPSWVKDTNRREPGGEVSLEHESKLLECVLNQPLDAHQFDEFGLGVADGDIILNHKERVGYIVRDGAIVKLAGFGERSILKPNVPRPAPAASKAGRIYTTAILRTDDAGRPVSSVVAVDPDAEAVSGVFERAPNRFRLSPDGRFIAYVLLEPIDSNSGPNASSLWIREGGGEPRRVVRLDGASSGEVPVWSPDGKRLIVSKGTLDEARKAWIHETILLHADGSGQETLKIPREDTVQDWSPDGSRILTASSRNAKIGWQLYVMNLDGSNPRQITEGGNPFSARFSPDGRRILYTDGPKADRRGIWVVDLDGSNRRRVFDEDGSACWSPDGKRIAVAVRGRKPEEHARLEVVDLETGSRRTVLTMPGQEIADMPDWR comes from the coding sequence ATGGGCAAGGGACGTGACGGCGGGCTCAGCCACGTACGGGTGTTGTTCAACGAGGGCGCGGTTGCGGGGCTGACGGACGCGCAGTTGCTGGAACGGTTCACGACGCGAGAGGGCGAATCCGCCCAGGCGGCCTTCGCGACGATCGTCGACCGTCACGGGCCGATGGTCCTGCGCGTCTGCGGGTCGGTCCTGCGCGATCGCCACGAGGCGGAGGACGCGTTTCAGGCGACGTTCCTGGTGCTGGCGCGACGGGCCGGTTCCCTCTGGGTCCGGGGGTCGCTCGGCCCCTGGCTGCATCAGACGGCGTATCGGGCGTCCCTGAACGCCCGGGCGGCCGCGGCGCGCCGTCGCCGTCATGAGCAACGCGCGGCCGAGTTGGCGCCGTCCGCCGTCCACGAAGACGAACGCGACGATCAGGGCGAGGTGATTCACGAGGAGGTCGATCGGCTCCCCGAAGGATGCCGGTCGGCCGTGGTGCTCTGCTACTTCGAGGGGCTTTCCCCCGAGCAGGCGGCTCGGGTGCTCGAATGCCCGGTGGGGACGGTTCAAAGTCGTCTGGCGCGGGGCCGAGAACGCCTCCGATCGCGGTTGTCGCGACGGGGCCTCGGCGAGGCGGTCGGCGCCCTGATGGGGGCGTCGCCCCTACCGGCGCCGTCGGCCTTGCTGGCGGACGCGACGGTCAAGGCGGCGTCGTCGCTCTCGGGAGCGGCGGCCTCGGCGGTCGCGGTCCGCATCGCCGAAGGAGTTCTGAGAACCATGTTCCTGACCAAGATCCGAACCGCGGCCCTCGCCCTGGTCGCGACCGCCGCGCTGGCCGTCGCCGGCGCGCAGACGCTCCGCCAGGGCGCCGCCGCTCCGGCGCCTCCCGTCGACCTGAACGCCGTTCGGGCGGCGCTCGGAGCCACGCCCGACGCCCTCAACGCCGCGGCTGAATCCTCATCACCCCCCGTGGATCTCGTCTGGAAAGACCTCCCTCCGGCCGAGGCCCTGGGCGTGATCGAGAGCCTCTCGGCCCTCACGCGAGCGAACTACGAGAAGATCAAGACATGGAAGGGATCCTACTCCAGCGTCGTGCGGCAGTATCTGAGCGTCGGGTTCGTCACCGACGCCGCGGGATCGAACGGTCCCTTCAACCAACAGTTCGATTCCGTCCTCAAGTTTGCGGTCGACGTCAACAGGGACGCCCTCTACCGAGATGTCGAGACGAGCCGAATGCGGTTTCTCAAGATCGGCTCAAACGAGGAGGTGAAGGTACCCAACGTGGCGGCCGACGATCACCGGTCGGTGACGACGCCGGAGTCCTATCTCGTCTTCAGTCCCAAGACACGGGCGACATGGGGCGTGATGCAGAACGTCCCCGAGGCGAAGAACGCGCGAAAGGTCGATCGATTCCCCACGAATGCGACCGAGTCCCGGCATGACGGCCCGGGGACCGACCCTCGCGAATTCTTCAAGACCGACCCCATGAATTGGTTCTGGTCGGGCCTTGACCGCTACGCCAGGGCGATGAAGGGGGAATCGGGGGCCCGGGCGAAGAAGGTCGTCGAGGAGCAACTGAAGGTCAGCAAGGCCGACGGACCGGGCGGCGTCTGGTATCAGGAGCGGATGTGGTACGACGACGGCCGAGGCGGACCCAGGCTCAAAGCGACGACCATCTGGAGCCCCCAGGCGGGCTACAATCCGGTCGCCCGAATCATGGCGTTCGACGCGCCTGACGGAAAAGAGCAAGGCCGGAAGGAATGGCGCTGGAGGTCGATCGACGGCGTGCTCATCCCTTCGTGGGTCAAAGACACGAATCGGCGCGAACCGGGCGGCGAGGTCTCGCTGGAGCACGAATCGAAGCTGCTGGAGTGCGTGTTGAACCAACCGCTGGATGCTCACCAGTTCGACGAGTTCGGCCTGGGCGTCGCCGATGGCGACATCATCCTGAACCACAAGGAGCGTGTGGGCTACATCGTCCGGGACGGCGCGATCGTGAAGCTCGCGGGCTTCGGGGAGAGATCGATCCTGAAGCCGAACGTTCCGAGGCCCGCGCCGGCGGCCTCGAAGGCGGGGCGGATCTACACGACGGCGATCCTCCGCACGGACGACGCCGGTCGGCCGGTCTCGTCGGTCGTGGCCGTCGACCCGGACGCCGAGGCAGTGTCGGGCGTCTTCGAGAGGGCGCCCAACCGGTTCAGGCTCTCTCCCGACGGCCGGTTCATCGCCTACGTCTTGCTTGAACCGATCGACTCCAATTCCGGGCCGAACGCCTCGTCGCTCTGGATTCGCGAAGGAGGCGGCGAGCCCAGGCGGGTCGTCCGTCTCGACGGAGCTTCGAGCGGCGAGGTTCCGGTCTGGTCCCCGGACGGCAAGCGACTGATCGTGAGCAAGGGGACGCTCGACGAGGCCCGCAAAGCCTGGATCCATGAAACGATCCTGCTCCACGCCGACGGCTCGGGTCAGGAGACGCTGAAGATTCCCCGTGAGGACACCGTGCAGGACTGGTCGCCCGACGGCTCGCGGATCCTCACGGCCTCGTCGCGCAACGCGAAGATCGGCTGGCAGCTTTACGTCATGAATCTCGACGGATCGAACCCGAGACAGATCACCGAAGGCGGCAACCCCTTCTCGGCCCGGTTCTCGCCCGACGGCCGCCGCATTCTCTACACCGACGGGCCGAAGGCGGATCGCAGGGGGATCTGGGTGGTCGACCTCGACGGCTCGAACCGTCGCCGCGTCTTCGACGAGGACGGCTCGGCCTGCTGGTCGCCCGACGGCAAGCGGATCGCCGTGGCGGTTCGGGGGCGGAAGCCCGAGGAACACGCCCGGCTGGAAGTCGTCGACCTGGAGACGGGAAGCCGCCGCACCGTCTTGACGATGCCCGGCCAGGAGATCGCCGACATGCCCGACTGGCGCTGA
- a CDS encoding helix-turn-helix transcriptional regulator has protein sequence MTCWQQHLIEVLAGLTGGSIGFVGEMEGFRSKRPKHLSQAEWGWSCESDRAGYFAGFADYVRNPESYETERVCRRWFLVEDGISLSRTQLFDDRRWEATKEFQDIFRPLGARNALWCNRSIPGAAGDFSLGIHLMRAGRPRDFNARERAVVYETQAALAPLVGGPLAQVCDPSPAALPPQARRVLQCLLEGDGDKQIAARMKLSRYTVNQYMKVVFRHFRVRSRAELMARWIRRGWSVRSIP, from the coding sequence GTGACATGCTGGCAGCAGCACTTGATCGAGGTGCTGGCCGGGCTGACGGGCGGCTCGATCGGCTTCGTCGGTGAGATGGAGGGCTTCAGGAGCAAGCGGCCGAAGCACCTGAGCCAGGCCGAATGGGGGTGGAGCTGCGAGTCCGATCGCGCCGGCTACTTCGCCGGGTTCGCCGATTACGTGAGGAATCCCGAGTCCTACGAGACCGAGAGGGTCTGCCGCCGCTGGTTCCTTGTCGAAGACGGGATCTCCCTGTCCCGCACGCAGCTTTTCGACGACCGACGCTGGGAGGCCACGAAGGAGTTTCAGGACATCTTTCGACCGCTCGGCGCGCGAAACGCCCTCTGGTGCAACCGCTCAATCCCCGGCGCGGCGGGCGACTTCTCGCTGGGGATCCACCTGATGCGCGCCGGCCGTCCGCGCGACTTCAACGCGCGGGAGCGGGCCGTCGTGTACGAGACCCAGGCCGCGCTGGCGCCGCTCGTCGGCGGCCCGCTGGCCCAGGTCTGCGACCCTTCCCCGGCGGCCCTCCCCCCGCAGGCCCGCCGCGTTCTGCAATGCCTGCTGGAAGGCGACGGCGACAAGCAGATCGCCGCCCGGATGAAGCTGAGCCGATACACCGTCAACCAGTACATGAAGGTCGTCTTCCGACACTTCCGCGTACGCAGCCGCGCGGAGTTGATGGCCCGCTGGATCCGGCGAGGATGGAGCGTCCGCTCGATCCCCTGA